In Sorghum bicolor cultivar BTx623 chromosome 8, Sorghum_bicolor_NCBIv3, whole genome shotgun sequence, one genomic interval encodes:
- the LOC8061224 gene encoding uncharacterized protein LOC8061224 — protein MTGSSKKHELKSKQKLEKKLSFYTKVKDAVTSLNAKKTISKKSKQSRRQKKLKAYDLSALSEFLPEPAAPEQKTEGKLNCKSRQTLVVRESARLKAVLDNPQFQLDPFAAIHQHLLATQPPAAAKDSDVEKQGKTDSKDKKRRRKKKGASSSSQAMDI, from the exons AT GACTGGGTCTTCTAAGAAGCATGAGCTCAAATCTAAGCAAAAATTGGAAAAGAAGCTCAGTTTTTACACAA AAGTAAAAGATGCAGTTACTTCCTTAAATGCTAAGAAGACTATCAGTAAG AAAAGTAAACAGAGTCGGCGCCAGAAGAAACTGAAAGCATATGATCTCTCGGCACTGTCAGAGTTCCTCCCAGAACCAGCTGCACCAGAGCAGAAGACTGAAGGAAAGCTGAACTGCAAGTCAAGACAGACATTAGT GGTACGGGAGTCTGCCCGTCTTAAGGCTGTACTGGACAACCCGCAGTTTCAGCTTGACCCATTCGCCGCGATCCATCAGCACCTGCTAGCAACTCAGCCGCCTGCAGCTGCAAAGGACAGTGACGTGGAGAAGCAGGGGAAGACGGACTCCAAGGACAAGaaaaggaggaggaagaagaagggtgcGTCGTCAAGCTCTCAAGCAATGGATATCTGA